The following proteins are encoded in a genomic region of Bradyrhizobium sp. SK17:
- a CDS encoding lytic transglycosylase domain-containing protein, translated as MNDAASSMKASCFGRWRKQLDPARRRGSFIAAGCLALALGLAQTARAEEAAPAFSTRFAAVDQGEPAADAAAKPPAEAATKPSAAAKDAAKDAAKDAGGKNLPPPPVSQPAVSDARMRYRALIEKEAAGTGLAPEIAEAVMGVESGYNPDVIGGVGEIGLMQLLPSTARMLGFSGSLAELAIPENNIHFGVMYLARAWRLAGGDLCTAVMKYRAGHGEIRFSYLSVNYCVAVRARLFARGFRVTGTVPVATFGEPGRSGGGGGGGGCGRKCLGGGGRIGRVDLVALNTRLNALVIQARGGK; from the coding sequence ATGAATGACGCTGCCTCCTCGATGAAGGCGAGCTGCTTCGGCCGATGGCGGAAGCAGCTCGATCCTGCTCGTCGCCGAGGCAGCTTCATCGCAGCGGGCTGTCTCGCGCTTGCGCTTGGCCTGGCGCAGACCGCCCGAGCGGAGGAAGCGGCGCCGGCGTTCAGCACGCGCTTCGCCGCCGTCGACCAGGGAGAGCCTGCTGCCGACGCCGCGGCAAAGCCGCCGGCCGAGGCGGCAACGAAGCCGTCCGCAGCGGCAAAGGATGCTGCCAAGGATGCTGCGAAGGATGCCGGCGGGAAGAACCTGCCGCCACCGCCCGTGAGCCAGCCCGCGGTTTCGGATGCGCGCATGCGCTATCGCGCGCTGATCGAAAAGGAGGCAGCCGGGACCGGGCTCGCGCCTGAGATCGCCGAGGCCGTGATGGGGGTGGAGAGCGGCTACAATCCCGACGTGATCGGTGGCGTCGGCGAAATCGGGCTGATGCAGTTGTTGCCGTCGACCGCGCGCATGCTCGGCTTCTCCGGCTCGCTTGCCGAGCTTGCGATTCCCGAGAACAACATTCACTTCGGTGTCATGTATCTGGCGCGGGCGTGGCGCCTTGCCGGCGGCGACCTCTGCACCGCGGTCATGAAATACCGCGCGGGTCATGGCGAGATCCGCTTCTCCTATCTGTCGGTGAATTATTGCGTCGCGGTGCGCGCCCGGCTGTTTGCCCGCGGTTTCCGGGTCACCGGAACCGTGCCGGTCGCGACCTTCGGTGAGCCCGGGCGCAGCGGTGGCGGTGGAGGAGGCGGCGGATGCGGCCGCAAATGCCTCGGCGGTGGTGGACGCATCGGGCGTGTCGATCTCGTTGCGCTCAACACCCGGCTGAACGCGCTTGTGATCCAGGCCCGGGGAGGCAAATAG
- the phaZ gene encoding poly(3-hydroxyalkanoate) depolymerase: MTEDLTSADNAEPAAAAMRGAIEARQITIDGQPLQVAIRHGDGKGPPLLLFNGIGANWELARPFLEALTGTTAIIFDVPGVGGSPKPAWPYRPSTLARLAAELAAELGYAEIDVAGVSWGGGIAQQFAHQFPKRCRRLVLAATAPGFTMVPASPSVLWKMATPRRYTDKGYMKSIAADIYGGAFRDDPSLIGRHAAAMHGARSLGYFYQLLAMTGWTSLPWLWSLPQPTLILMGSDDPLVPPINGHIMASLIPNAELHMIDDGHLFMVTRPAETARLIEAFLADEGREVVPASLLARTTSYLRDLVPTSGDGRQKS; the protein is encoded by the coding sequence TTGACTGAGGACCTCACCAGCGCCGACAACGCCGAGCCCGCTGCTGCCGCCATGCGCGGCGCGATCGAGGCGCGGCAGATCACGATCGACGGTCAGCCGCTTCAGGTCGCGATCCGGCATGGCGACGGCAAGGGGCCGCCGCTCCTGCTGTTCAACGGGATCGGCGCCAATTGGGAGCTGGCAAGGCCGTTCCTCGAAGCGCTCACTGGCACCACCGCCATCATCTTCGACGTGCCCGGCGTCGGCGGATCGCCGAAGCCGGCGTGGCCGTATCGCCCGTCGACGCTGGCGCGGCTTGCCGCGGAACTCGCCGCCGAGCTGGGTTACGCCGAGATCGACGTCGCCGGCGTGTCCTGGGGCGGCGGCATCGCGCAGCAATTCGCGCATCAATTCCCGAAGCGCTGCCGCCGGCTGGTGCTGGCGGCGACCGCACCTGGTTTCACCATGGTGCCCGCGAGCCCCTCGGTGCTGTGGAAGATGGCGACGCCGCGCCGCTACACCGACAAGGGCTATATGAAGAGCATCGCCGCCGACATCTATGGCGGAGCGTTTCGCGACGATCCGTCATTGATCGGCCGGCATGCGGCTGCGATGCACGGCGCGCGCAGCCTCGGTTACTTCTATCAGTTGCTGGCGATGACCGGCTGGACCAGCCTGCCGTGGCTATGGTCGCTGCCGCAGCCGACGCTGATCCTGATGGGCAGCGACGACCCGTTGGTGCCGCCGATCAACGGTCACATCATGGCCAGCCTGATCCCGAACGCCGAGCTGCACATGATCGACGACGGGCATCTGTTCATGGTGACGCGGCCGGCGGAAACCGCTCGCCTGATCGAGGCGTTTCTCGCCGACGAAGGCCGCGAGGTCGTGCCGGCATCGCTGCTTGCACGCACCACCAGCTACCTGAGGGATCTCGTTCCAACATCCGGAGACGGACGCCAGAAGTCGTAA
- a CDS encoding peptidylprolyl isomerase, translating to MTTALHMKPLRSIGLAAAVAAFVVPLDASAQAQAPAPRTVQAPVRKPQPQPAAQAQAAATPVAPVAATPKPVTAPENVIARVGDTNISADDLRSYVAALAPREQAALAKDPAMLSQAVRLLLANRLVLQEAVAKKWDQQPSVAAQLERARESAVVELYLQSVSTPPANFPSEDDLQKVYEANRAAFLMPRQFQLAQIFIAAPKEGDKAAEDKAKQELDDVQRKLRAPGADFAAIARGDNNAAKDAGDLGWVAETQIRPEIRSQVMGLAKNSVSEPIKLDDGWHIIKLIDTKASYTRTLPEVRDQLVQQIRSERSTMMRRAYLGELLKQHPPVLNELALSSLLDASKK from the coding sequence ATGACGACCGCTCTTCACATGAAGCCGCTCCGGTCGATCGGCCTGGCCGCTGCCGTTGCGGCCTTCGTCGTGCCGCTCGATGCGTCGGCGCAAGCGCAGGCTCCCGCGCCACGCACGGTACAGGCGCCCGTCAGGAAGCCGCAGCCCCAGCCCGCGGCCCAGGCGCAAGCCGCCGCCACGCCGGTCGCCCCGGTCGCGGCCACCCCGAAACCTGTCACCGCTCCCGAGAACGTCATCGCGCGGGTCGGCGACACCAATATCTCGGCCGACGACCTCCGCAGCTATGTCGCAGCGCTTGCCCCGCGCGAGCAGGCGGCGCTGGCCAAGGATCCGGCGATGCTCAGCCAGGCGGTCCGCCTGCTGCTTGCCAACCGCCTCGTGCTGCAGGAGGCGGTGGCGAAGAAATGGGATCAGCAGCCCAGCGTCGCGGCGCAGCTCGAGCGGGCCCGCGAGAGCGCGGTGGTTGAGCTCTATCTGCAATCGGTGTCGACGCCGCCGGCGAACTTCCCGAGCGAAGACGATCTGCAGAAGGTCTATGAGGCCAATCGCGCCGCATTCCTGATGCCGCGGCAATTCCAGTTGGCGCAGATCTTCATCGCTGCGCCGAAGGAAGGCGACAAGGCCGCCGAGGACAAGGCGAAGCAGGAGCTCGACGACGTGCAGCGCAAGCTGAGGGCGCCGGGAGCCGACTTCGCGGCGATCGCGCGCGGTGACAACAACGCCGCCAAGGACGCCGGCGACCTCGGCTGGGTCGCGGAAACCCAGATCCGTCCGGAGATCCGCAGCCAGGTGATGGGGCTCGCCAAGAACAGCGTGTCCGAGCCGATCAAGCTCGACGACGGCTGGCACATCATCAAGCTGATCGACACCAAGGCATCCTACACCCGCACCCTGCCGGAGGTGCGCGACCAGCTGGTGCAGCAGATCCGCTCCGAGCGCTCGACCATGATGCGACGCGCCTATCTTGGCGAGCTGCTGAAGCAGCATCCGCCTGTCCTCAACGAGCTGGCACTGTCGAGCCTGCTCGACGCGTCGAAGAAGTAA
- a CDS encoding alpha/beta fold hydrolase yields the protein MATDNRTPEPTADLSEAASRNTLALNPLVGIRGQDLVDSASILFKAVINEPKVATEQWLSFVSEMGSILAGKSERAPKPGDRRFADPAWKESSLHSGLLKAYLAWGETVNGLVDKTSLSDIDKQRAHLITEILIDAVAPTNTMFTNPAAVRKFLDTGGQSLWSGLKNYFDDLARNRGMPSMVDTTAFKVGENLATTPGAVIFRNELLELIQYTPTTPTVRKRPLVITPPQINKYYALDLSPDKSMIRFLLESGIQTFAVSWRNPTAANRDWGLDTYVAALDEAVDAAREITGSEDISMMGSCSGGITSTAYFATLGSTAEKKIRNLVLAVCLLDPNAAEETTLGCLMTPETMRLAKESSKLRGIVDGHDLARMFAWMRPNDLIWNYWVNNYLLGNQPPAFDILYWNADTTRLPAALHGDYLDLYFTNPFLNPGKLTLNDKTIDMSKVKADSYVVAGVTDHITPWKGVYKTAQIMGEGTTFVLSNSGHLQSLLNPPSNPKASFMIGPVGAGKPDDFMATAEKRKGSWWLDWRDWLYARSGDEVPPPATLGSARHPSLGPAPGTYVFD from the coding sequence ATGGCTACGGACAATCGGACTCCTGAACCGACGGCCGACCTCTCCGAGGCCGCATCGCGAAACACGCTGGCGCTCAATCCGCTGGTCGGGATCCGCGGCCAGGACCTCGTCGACAGCGCGAGCATCCTGTTCAAGGCCGTGATCAACGAACCCAAGGTCGCAACCGAGCAATGGCTGTCCTTTGTCAGCGAGATGGGCTCGATACTTGCCGGAAAATCCGAGCGAGCGCCGAAGCCGGGCGACCGGCGGTTCGCGGACCCGGCCTGGAAGGAGAGCTCGCTGCATAGCGGGCTGCTCAAGGCCTATCTGGCGTGGGGTGAGACGGTCAATGGCCTGGTCGACAAGACGAGCCTCAGCGATATCGACAAGCAGCGCGCGCACCTGATCACGGAGATCCTGATCGACGCGGTGGCGCCGACCAACACGATGTTCACCAATCCGGCGGCGGTACGCAAATTCCTCGATACCGGCGGGCAAAGCCTGTGGAGCGGGCTGAAGAACTATTTCGACGATCTCGCGCGCAATCGCGGCATGCCGTCGATGGTGGACACGACCGCGTTCAAGGTCGGCGAGAACCTGGCGACGACGCCGGGCGCGGTGATCTTCCGCAACGAGTTGCTGGAGCTGATCCAGTATACCCCGACGACGCCGACAGTCAGGAAGCGGCCGCTCGTGATCACGCCGCCGCAGATCAACAAGTACTACGCGCTCGATCTGTCGCCGGACAAGAGCATGATCCGCTTCCTGCTCGAAAGCGGCATCCAGACCTTCGCGGTGAGCTGGCGCAATCCGACCGCAGCCAATCGCGATTGGGGGCTCGACACCTATGTCGCGGCGCTCGACGAGGCGGTCGATGCCGCGCGCGAGATCACCGGCAGCGAGGACATCTCGATGATGGGCTCCTGCTCCGGCGGCATCACGTCGACGGCCTATTTCGCGACGCTCGGCAGCACGGCCGAGAAGAAGATCAGGAATCTCGTGCTGGCGGTCTGCCTGCTCGATCCCAATGCGGCCGAGGAGACGACGCTCGGCTGCCTGATGACACCCGAGACCATGCGCCTGGCGAAGGAATCCTCCAAGCTGCGCGGCATCGTCGACGGCCACGATCTGGCGCGGATGTTCGCCTGGATGCGGCCGAACGACCTGATCTGGAATTACTGGGTCAACAACTATCTGCTCGGCAACCAGCCGCCGGCCTTCGACATCCTGTATTGGAACGCCGACACGACCCGCCTGCCGGCGGCGCTGCATGGCGACTACCTCGATCTCTACTTCACCAACCCGTTCCTGAACCCCGGCAAGCTGACGCTCAACGACAAGACCATCGACATGAGCAAGGTCAAGGCCGACAGCTATGTCGTGGCCGGCGTCACCGATCACATCACGCCGTGGAAGGGTGTCTACAAGACTGCGCAGATCATGGGCGAAGGCACCACCTTCGTGCTGTCGAACAGTGGGCATCTCCAGAGCCTGCTCAACCCGCCGAGCAATCCGAAGGCCTCCTTCATGATCGGCCCGGTCGGCGCGGGCAAGCCCGACGACTTCATGGCCACGGCCGAGAAGCGCAAGGGAAGCTGGTGGCTCGACTGGCGCGACTGGCTGTACGCGCGCTCGGGCGACGAAGTGCCGCCGCCTGCGACGCTCGGCAGTGCGCGCCATCCGAGCCTCGGCCCGGCTCCGGGGACCTACGTCTTTGACTGA
- a CDS encoding MaoC family dehydratase has protein sequence MSSLTMADLGTHVGRELGVSDWVVIDQQRIDTFASCTGDHQWIHVDVERAKRESPFRGPIAHGYLTLAMVAPLAMEVGIIPRDAAAGLNYGIDKVRFLAPVPVGARVRLRVTLAGVEPKEAGQLIMKTQNTLEVEGSEKPALIAETLALLIPAKVVAKGA, from the coding sequence ATGAGCAGCCTCACAATGGCCGACCTGGGTACGCATGTCGGACGCGAGCTCGGGGTTTCCGACTGGGTCGTGATCGACCAGCAGCGCATCGACACCTTTGCGTCCTGCACCGGCGATCACCAGTGGATTCATGTCGACGTCGAGCGGGCCAAGCGCGAGAGCCCGTTCCGCGGTCCGATCGCGCATGGCTATCTGACGCTCGCGATGGTGGCGCCGCTCGCGATGGAGGTCGGCATCATCCCGCGTGATGCCGCCGCTGGATTGAATTACGGCATCGACAAGGTCCGTTTCCTCGCGCCGGTGCCGGTCGGTGCGCGGGTGAGGCTGCGCGTGACGCTCGCAGGGGTGGAGCCGAAGGAAGCCGGCCAGCTGATCATGAAGACCCAGAACACGCTGGAGGTCGAGGGATCCGAGAAGCCAGCCCTGATCGCCGAAACGCTGGCGCTCCTGATTCCTGCCAAGGTTGTTGCCAAGGGAGCATGA
- a CDS encoding phasin family protein — MTDNSSYIDMLRKFGSDLGLPKLNVDELLQTQKKNLEALGQSAKVAAQGAQTVAQKQREVMEAGLREAATLAREYKPLGKVHENLALQTEFARKVFDIAVKGAQDSASTARQSTTDAVKIIQDRMKESFEELRASARPNKSA; from the coding sequence ATGACGGATAACAGCTCATACATCGATATGCTGCGGAAGTTCGGCAGTGATCTCGGCTTGCCGAAGCTGAACGTGGACGAATTGCTGCAGACCCAGAAGAAGAATCTCGAGGCGCTCGGCCAGAGCGCGAAAGTAGCGGCGCAAGGCGCGCAGACCGTGGCGCAGAAGCAGCGTGAGGTGATGGAGGCCGGCTTGCGCGAGGCCGCGACGCTGGCGCGCGAATACAAGCCGCTCGGCAAGGTCCATGAGAACCTCGCCTTGCAGACCGAGTTCGCGCGCAAGGTGTTCGATATCGCCGTGAAGGGCGCCCAGGACAGCGCGTCGACCGCGCGACAGTCGACCACGGATGCGGTCAAGATCATCCAGGACCGCATGAAGGAAAGCTTCGAGGAACTTCGCGCCAGCGCGCGTCCGAACAAGTCGGCTTGA
- a CDS encoding isochorismatase family protein gives MALTTLDPITALIVVDLQAGLAGAPFVHPFEDVVTRARALIQAFRRRGLPVVLVNVDGIAPGRTERPRHNGAFPDGWTDLLPELDRQPGDIVVTKRTWGAFASTDLETRLRARGVTHVVVAGVATGTGVESTARQAFEAGLNVTLAIDAMTDARPNAHDYSIEQVFPRLGETGSTQAIIDLLERTHAHELA, from the coding sequence ATGGCCCTCACGACACTCGATCCGATCACCGCCCTCATTGTCGTCGATCTGCAAGCCGGGCTCGCCGGCGCGCCCTTTGTCCATCCATTCGAAGACGTCGTGACGCGGGCCCGCGCGCTCATCCAGGCGTTCCGGCGGCGCGGACTGCCGGTCGTGCTGGTCAATGTCGACGGGATCGCACCCGGACGAACCGAGCGGCCGCGCCATAACGGCGCATTTCCCGACGGCTGGACCGACCTGCTCCCGGAGCTTGACCGGCAGCCGGGTGACATCGTCGTGACCAAGCGGACCTGGGGCGCCTTTGCCAGCACCGATCTCGAGACCCGGCTGAGAGCCCGCGGCGTCACCCATGTCGTGGTCGCCGGCGTCGCCACCGGCACCGGCGTCGAATCCACGGCGCGGCAGGCCTTTGAGGCCGGCCTCAACGTCACGCTCGCGATCGACGCCATGACCGACGCGCGGCCGAACGCGCACGACTACAGCATCGAGCAGGTGTTCCCGCGACTCGGCGAAACCGGCTCGACCCAGGCGATCATCGATCTGCTCGAAAGGACGCATGCCCATGAACTGGCTTGA
- a CDS encoding AraC family transcriptional regulator: MRLKKPAGSRNDILTVGSSDKVYEATKLGAVFDMLAGTGVAAEAILRGTNIPLADVHSPQARISLTQLMTVCQNALRLSTDRHLPYRIGASIHISTYGMYGYALLCCPDFRKAMEFAMRYHALAAPLAAIDFSEDKAHARWTIEPNLHALADSALYRFVAEMQIGIHISLMRDIMGPGFAPSEITLAYPQAPDFDLPLDHVGCPVRFDRPANQIVFKAQWLDRSADLGNKTTYPTIVALCDDLLGDLKLRTGVAGRIRAILLGDIANPPTFEAIAKMLGVNDRSLRRQLRQQGFSFRGLHDELRTQIALKYLRNTALANEDIALALGFSDAANFRRAFHRWTNKAPSDIRGE, from the coding sequence ATGCGACTGAAGAAGCCTGCGGGCTCCCGCAACGATATCCTGACCGTCGGCAGCAGCGATAAGGTGTATGAGGCGACCAAGCTTGGCGCGGTCTTCGACATGCTTGCCGGTACCGGCGTCGCGGCCGAAGCCATCCTGCGCGGCACGAACATTCCGCTGGCCGACGTCCATTCACCGCAGGCGCGGATTTCGCTGACCCAGCTGATGACCGTCTGTCAGAACGCGTTGCGGCTGTCGACCGACCGTCATCTGCCCTATCGCATCGGCGCGTCGATCCACATCTCGACATACGGAATGTACGGCTATGCGCTGCTGTGCTGCCCAGACTTCCGCAAGGCGATGGAATTTGCGATGCGCTACCACGCGCTCGCTGCGCCGCTCGCCGCCATCGACTTCAGCGAGGACAAGGCCCATGCGCGATGGACCATCGAGCCTAACTTGCACGCGCTTGCCGATTCCGCGCTCTATCGTTTCGTCGCCGAGATGCAGATCGGCATCCACATCTCGCTGATGCGCGACATCATGGGACCGGGCTTCGCCCCCAGCGAGATCACGCTCGCCTATCCGCAGGCGCCGGACTTCGATCTTCCGCTCGATCATGTCGGATGCCCGGTGCGCTTCGATCGGCCGGCCAACCAGATCGTCTTCAAGGCGCAATGGCTGGATCGGAGCGCGGATCTCGGCAACAAGACGACCTATCCGACCATCGTGGCGCTCTGCGACGACCTGCTCGGAGACCTGAAATTGCGGACCGGCGTTGCCGGACGGATTCGTGCCATCCTGCTCGGCGACATCGCCAATCCTCCGACCTTCGAGGCGATCGCGAAAATGCTCGGCGTGAACGACCGGTCACTACGGCGCCAGCTTCGCCAGCAGGGCTTCTCGTTTCGCGGGCTGCATGACGAGCTGCGAACCCAGATCGCGCTGAAATATCTCCGCAACACCGCGCTCGCCAACGAGGATATCGCATTGGCCCTCGGCTTCAGCGATGCCGCCAATTTCAGGCGCGCGTTTCATCGCTGGACCAACAAGGCACCGAGCGACATCCGCGGCGAATGA
- a CDS encoding YbjN domain-containing protein yields MSDIITRLTIEELRDSFQNVGYRVETLTDPVANTTYLRSATAGLGFEIRPGNQLIGEEQGFVDATLVTTLQVQGELPLDLVNRWNATRRFGRLQLSHPFLVFCLDVSVAGGVAPNFVRAQIEIWDRLVQELIAYLREELPKLAARNGAAAAAPQPAAPAQQPAREHASEAGAVPTIQ; encoded by the coding sequence ATGTCCGATATCATTACCAGGCTCACGATCGAAGAGCTGCGCGACAGCTTCCAGAACGTCGGCTATCGCGTCGAAACGCTGACCGATCCGGTCGCCAACACGACCTATCTGCGTTCGGCGACGGCGGGGCTGGGCTTCGAGATCCGGCCGGGCAACCAGCTGATCGGCGAGGAACAGGGCTTTGTCGACGCGACGCTGGTCACCACGCTCCAGGTGCAGGGTGAACTGCCGCTCGACCTCGTCAATCGCTGGAACGCGACGCGGCGGTTCGGCCGGTTGCAGCTCAGCCACCCGTTCCTGGTGTTCTGCCTCGATGTCTCGGTCGCCGGCGGCGTGGCGCCGAACTTCGTGCGGGCGCAGATCGAGATCTGGGACCGGCTGGTACAGGAGCTGATCGCCTATCTGCGCGAGGAGCTGCCGAAGCTCGCTGCCCGCAACGGCGCGGCCGCCGCTGCCCCGCAGCCCGCCGCACCGGCGCAGCAGCCGGCACGCGAGCACGCCTCGGAGGCGGGAGCCGTTCCCACCATCCAGTAA
- a CDS encoding fatty acid--CoA ligase encodes MVGRLIQTAKSAYQYPLIFKQLWHTPRVQAPDQEIVYRDLKRFTYRQTRERIGRLASALSKAGVEPGDTVGVLEWDSHRFLEAFFAIPMMAAVLQTVNVRLSPEQIAYTINHAGASTLLVNDEFVGLLEGMKGQLPNVKRMIVMSDRPTPQIGSLSFIGEYESLLAAASPDYDFPDFDENTQATTFYTTGTTGLPKGVYYSHRQLVLHSIAGLALFGMAGSQGRFSRDDVYMPITPMFHVHAWGFPWSATLAGTKQVYPGRYEPAMLVKLIKSEGVTFTHGVPTILQMLLNAAAAAKVDLHGLKMVIGGSALPKALAKQALAAGIDIFAGYGMSETGPLAAVSHVSSRDLSGDPDGEVEFRTRAGIAGPLVDLRIVDPDMKDIPHDGKSAGEIVIRAPWLTQGYYNNPEGSEQLWAGGYLHTSDIAVISPGGHVHITDRIKDVIKTGGEWVSSLQIEDLISQCAGVAEAAVIGVKDDKWGERPLALVVKKPSGADGLTDAAIKDHLKQFADQGVISKYGIPGTILFIDSIPKTSVGKINKKELREQYGDM; translated from the coding sequence ATGGTTGGGAGACTGATTCAGACTGCCAAATCCGCCTATCAATATCCGCTCATCTTCAAGCAGCTCTGGCACACGCCGCGTGTGCAGGCGCCGGACCAGGAGATCGTCTACCGCGATCTCAAGCGCTTCACCTACCGCCAGACCAGGGAGCGGATCGGACGCCTGGCGTCCGCGCTCAGCAAGGCCGGCGTCGAGCCCGGCGACACCGTCGGCGTGCTCGAATGGGACAGCCATCGCTTTCTGGAGGCGTTCTTCGCGATCCCGATGATGGCGGCGGTGTTGCAGACGGTGAACGTCCGCCTGTCGCCCGAGCAGATCGCCTACACGATCAATCACGCCGGGGCGTCGACGCTGCTCGTCAACGACGAATTCGTCGGACTGCTCGAAGGCATGAAGGGACAGCTCCCGAATGTGAAGCGGATGATCGTGATGTCGGACCGGCCGACGCCGCAGATCGGCAGCCTGTCCTTCATCGGCGAATATGAAAGCCTGCTCGCCGCGGCCTCGCCGGATTACGACTTCCCGGATTTCGACGAGAACACCCAGGCCACCACCTTCTACACCACCGGCACGACCGGATTGCCCAAGGGGGTCTATTACAGCCATCGCCAGCTGGTGCTGCACTCGATCGCGGGACTGGCGCTGTTCGGTATGGCGGGCTCGCAAGGCCGCTTCTCGCGCGACGACGTCTACATGCCGATCACGCCGATGTTCCACGTCCACGCCTGGGGCTTTCCCTGGTCGGCGACGCTGGCCGGTACCAAGCAGGTCTATCCCGGCCGCTACGAGCCGGCGATGCTGGTCAAGCTGATCAAGAGCGAGGGCGTCACCTTTACCCACGGCGTGCCGACCATCTTGCAGATGCTGCTCAACGCAGCCGCCGCGGCCAAGGTCGATCTGCACGGGTTGAAGATGGTGATCGGCGGCTCGGCGCTGCCGAAGGCGCTGGCCAAGCAGGCGCTCGCCGCCGGCATCGACATCTTCGCGGGTTATGGCATGTCGGAGACCGGGCCGCTCGCCGCGGTATCGCACGTCAGCTCCAGGGACCTCAGCGGCGATCCCGACGGCGAGGTCGAATTTCGCACCCGCGCCGGCATCGCCGGGCCGCTGGTCGATCTGCGCATCGTCGATCCCGACATGAAGGACATCCCGCATGACGGCAAGTCCGCCGGCGAGATCGTGATTCGCGCGCCCTGGCTCACCCAGGGCTATTACAATAATCCCGAGGGCTCGGAGCAGCTCTGGGCCGGCGGCTATCTGCACACCAGCGATATCGCGGTCATCAGTCCGGGCGGCCACGTCCATATCACCGACCGGATCAAGGACGTGATCAAGACCGGCGGCGAATGGGTGTCCTCGCTACAGATCGAGGACCTGATCTCGCAATGCGCCGGTGTGGCGGAAGCCGCCGTGATCGGCGTCAAGGACGACAAATGGGGCGAGCGGCCGCTCGCGCTCGTGGTCAAGAAGCCGTCCGGCGCCGACGGCCTCACCGACGCTGCGATCAAGGATCATCTCAAGCAGTTCGCCGACCAGGGCGTGATCTCGAAATACGGCATCCCCGGGACCATCCTGTTCATCGACAGCATTCCCAAGACCAGCGTCGGAAAGATCAACAAGAAGGAGCTGCGCGAGCAATACGGCGACATGTGA
- a CDS encoding MFS transporter — MRRVFRSLASFNYRVWAAGALVSNIGTWMQRAAQDWLVLTQLTNHSASAVGIVMALQFGPQLLLMPWSGLAADRFNQRRLLMATQATMGTLSLILGILTVTGLVQLWHVYVFAFLFGCSAALDAPVRQTFVAELVGDRDLSNAIALNSTSFNAARMVGPAMAGLLIASVGTGWAFLFNGASFMAVLTSLCLLRKSELRPNARAPRTRGGITEGFKYVWSRPDLRATLVMLFLIGTFGLNFPIFISTMAVGVFHTDARGFGLLSSMMAIGTMSGALLAATRDQPRFAALMLGSAIFGIGCTLAALAPNYWLFAAALVVIGIASLTILNTSNALMQLSTEPAMRGRVMALRLGVALGGTPIGAPIVGWVADHLGPRWALGVGAASGFAAALVALGMLARANAAARHGTEHGSMPPAE, encoded by the coding sequence ATGAGACGCGTCTTTCGATCGCTCGCGAGCTTCAACTACCGGGTCTGGGCCGCCGGCGCGCTGGTGTCCAACATCGGCACCTGGATGCAGCGCGCCGCGCAGGACTGGCTCGTCCTCACCCAGCTGACAAATCACAGCGCATCCGCCGTCGGCATCGTGATGGCGCTGCAATTCGGACCGCAACTCTTGCTGATGCCCTGGTCCGGCCTCGCCGCCGATCGCTTCAACCAGCGGCGGCTCCTGATGGCAACCCAGGCGACGATGGGCACGCTGTCACTGATCCTCGGCATCCTCACCGTCACCGGATTGGTGCAGCTCTGGCATGTCTATGTATTCGCGTTTCTGTTCGGTTGCAGCGCCGCGCTTGACGCTCCGGTCCGCCAGACCTTCGTCGCCGAGCTGGTCGGCGACCGAGACCTGTCGAACGCGATCGCGTTGAACTCGACCTCATTCAATGCCGCGCGCATGGTCGGCCCCGCGATGGCCGGACTGCTCATCGCTTCGGTCGGCACCGGCTGGGCGTTCCTGTTCAACGGAGCGTCCTTCATGGCGGTGCTGACCTCGCTGTGCCTGCTGCGCAAATCCGAGCTCCGGCCGAATGCGCGCGCACCCCGCACCAGGGGCGGCATCACCGAGGGATTCAAGTATGTCTGGTCCCGCCCCGATCTCAGGGCGACCCTGGTCATGCTGTTCCTGATCGGGACTTTCGGGCTGAACTTTCCGATCTTCATCTCGACCATGGCGGTCGGCGTCTTCCATACCGACGCGCGCGGCTTTGGCCTGTTGTCATCGATGATGGCGATCGGAACGATGTCGGGCGCGCTGCTGGCGGCGACGCGCGACCAGCCGCGCTTCGCCGCGCTGATGCTGGGTTCGGCGATCTTCGGCATCGGCTGTACGCTGGCCGCGCTGGCACCGAACTACTGGCTGTTTGCCGCCGCCCTCGTCGTGATCGGCATCGCCTCGTTGACGATCCTCAATACCTCGAACGCGCTGATGCAGCTCTCGACCGAGCCGGCGATGCGCGGGCGCGTGATGGCGCTGCGGCTCGGCGTCGCGCTCGGCGGCACGCCGATCGGCGCACCGATCGTCGGCTGGGTCGCCGACCATCTCGGCCCACGCTGGGCGCTCGGCGTCGGCGCTGCGTCAGGCTTTGCCGCCGCACTCGTCGCGCTCGGCATGCTTGCGCGGGCGAACGCCGCAGCCAGGCACGGCACTGAACATGGCAGCATGCCGCCGGCCGAGTAG